A genomic stretch from Haloferax sp. Atlit-12N includes:
- a CDS encoding M42 family metallopeptidase gives MDFDFDRLKQLTETSGVPGYEDRIRALVREDLEETTDTVRVDAMGNVVGTIEGEGDYEVAVAAHMDEIGFMVRHVNDEGFLQLDALGGWDPRVLKAQRVTVHAEDEDLTGVIGSVPPHTLTEEQKKKEPKVEDVYVDLGLPAETVEETVSVGDLVTMEQTTVRMGNHVTGKAIDDRVCLFAMLEAARRIENPEVTVHFAATVQEEVGLRGAQALGVDLDPDLALGLDTTVANDVPGFDPADHVTKLGEGAGIKLKDSSAIANPKVHRRLRAVAEDNDIAYQMELLPAGGTDTGGFQNSYGAKPVGAISMPTRYLHTVTESVHEDDVVAYIDLLTAFLESETGEFDYTL, from the coding sequence ATGGACTTCGACTTCGACCGCCTGAAGCAGCTCACGGAGACCAGCGGCGTCCCCGGCTACGAGGACCGAATCCGCGCGCTCGTCCGCGAGGACCTCGAAGAGACGACAGACACCGTCCGGGTCGACGCGATGGGCAACGTCGTCGGCACCATCGAGGGCGAGGGCGACTACGAGGTCGCCGTCGCCGCCCACATGGACGAAATCGGCTTCATGGTCCGCCACGTCAACGACGAGGGCTTCCTGCAACTCGACGCCCTCGGCGGCTGGGACCCCCGCGTCCTGAAGGCCCAGCGCGTGACCGTCCACGCCGAAGACGAGGACCTCACCGGCGTCATCGGCTCTGTTCCCCCGCACACGCTGACTGAAGAGCAGAAAAAGAAGGAGCCGAAGGTCGAGGACGTGTACGTCGACCTCGGCCTGCCCGCCGAGACCGTCGAGGAGACCGTCTCCGTCGGCGACCTCGTGACGATGGAACAGACGACCGTCCGCATGGGGAACCACGTGACGGGCAAGGCCATCGACGACCGCGTCTGCCTGTTCGCCATGCTGGAGGCCGCCCGGCGCATCGAGAACCCCGAGGTGACCGTCCACTTCGCCGCGACGGTCCAAGAGGAAGTCGGCCTCCGCGGCGCGCAGGCGCTCGGCGTCGACCTCGACCCAGACCTCGCACTCGGTCTCGACACCACCGTCGCCAACGACGTGCCCGGCTTCGACCCCGCGGACCACGTCACGAAACTCGGCGAGGGCGCGGGCATCAAGCTCAAGGACTCAAGCGCCATCGCCAACCCGAAGGTCCACCGCCGCCTCCGCGCCGTGGCCGAGGACAACGACATCGCCTACCAGATGGAACTGCTCCCCGCGGGCGGCACCGACACTGGCGGCTTCCAGAACAGTTACGGCGCGAAGCCCGTCGGCGCGATTTCGATGCCGACGCGCTACCTCCACACCGTCACCGAGAGCGTCCACGAGGACGACGTGGTCGCCTACATCGACCTCCTGACGGCGTTCTTGGAGAGCGAGACGGGCGAGTTCGACTACACGCTGTAA
- a CDS encoding halocyanin domain-containing protein, producing MTDGNADMSRRAFLGAAAGGAAVAATSGTAAAQTEEPDFGGYLDGIDGGIEDLRGQSEVTIEVGAEGNGGALAFAPAGVWIDTGTTVTWEWTGEGGGHNVVASEGASLDSGAAVSEAGSTYEYTFEEGDAGITKYHCAPHEALGMLGAVAVGGDVPTVTTGGGGGSNLPQVPDSAKSLGVATTFAMVATLGLAYFFMKYGGDYDVQD from the coding sequence ATGACCGACGGCAACGCGGATATGTCTCGGCGGGCGTTCCTCGGGGCGGCCGCTGGCGGCGCGGCGGTCGCCGCCACTTCCGGCACGGCCGCGGCGCAGACGGAAGAACCAGACTTCGGCGGCTACCTCGACGGCATCGACGGAGGCATCGAAGACCTCCGTGGCCAGAGCGAGGTCACCATCGAAGTGGGCGCAGAAGGTAACGGCGGCGCACTCGCGTTCGCCCCGGCTGGCGTCTGGATAGACACTGGAACGACCGTGACGTGGGAGTGGACCGGCGAAGGCGGCGGACACAACGTCGTCGCGAGCGAGGGCGCGTCGCTCGACTCCGGCGCGGCCGTCTCCGAGGCCGGCAGCACCTACGAGTACACCTTCGAAGAGGGCGACGCGGGCATCACGAAGTACCACTGCGCGCCCCACGAGGCGCTCGGCATGCTCGGCGCGGTCGCCGTCGGCGGCGACGTGCCGACCGTCACCACCGGCGGTGGCGGCGGTTCGAACCTCCCGCAGGTTCCGGACAGCGCGAAGTCCCTCGGCGTGGCGACGACGTTCGCGATGGTCGCGACGCTCGGCCTCGCGTACTTTTTCATGAAGTACGGCGGCGACTACGACGTTCAGGACTGA